A genomic stretch from Enterobacter dykesii includes:
- a CDS encoding lysine exporter LysO family protein: protein MFSGLLIILLPLIVGYLIPLHRESALRLINRFLSWIVYVILFFMGISLAFLDNLSANLLSILHYSVVTVVVILLCNIAALLWLERTIPWKNHHHQEKLPSRIAMALESLKLCGVVVLGFLLGLTGWAFLQHATEASEYTLIFLLFLIGIQLRNNGMTLKQIVLNRRGMMVAVMVVASSMVAGVINAFILDLPLKTGLAMASGFGWYSLSGILLTESFGPVIGSAAFFNDLARELIAIMLIPSLVRRSRSTALGLCGATSMDFTLPVLQRSGGLEMVPAAIVHGFILSQLVPVMMAFFSA from the coding sequence ATGTTTTCAGGACTCCTCATCATTTTGCTGCCCTTGATCGTGGGCTATCTTATTCCGCTGCATCGTGAATCCGCATTAAGGCTCATTAATCGATTCCTGAGCTGGATTGTCTACGTTATTCTTTTCTTTATGGGGATTAGCCTGGCATTCCTGGACAACTTATCGGCGAATTTACTCTCCATCCTCCATTATTCTGTCGTCACCGTGGTGGTTATTTTGCTGTGCAATATTGCCGCGCTGCTGTGGCTGGAGCGCACTATTCCATGGAAAAATCACCACCATCAGGAAAAACTTCCTTCACGAATTGCAATGGCGCTTGAATCATTAAAATTATGCGGCGTCGTGGTGCTCGGTTTTCTTCTTGGGCTGACCGGTTGGGCATTTTTACAGCACGCGACTGAGGCCAGTGAATATACGCTGATCTTCCTGCTGTTCCTGATTGGTATTCAGCTGCGAAATAATGGCATGACGCTGAAACAAATTGTCCTCAACCGTCGGGGGATGATGGTTGCCGTTATGGTTGTCGCCAGTTCAATGGTGGCGGGCGTCATTAACGCCTTTATTCTCGATCTGCCGCTGAAAACCGGCCTGGCGATGGCGTCTGGTTTTGGCTGGTATTCGCTCTCCGGTATTCTGCTGACCGAATCGTTCGGTCCGGTGATCGGCAGCGCCGCCTTCTTTAACGATCTGGCGCGCGAGCTGATTGCCATCATGCTGATCCCGAGCCTGGTTCGCCGCAGCCGTTCTACCGCGCTGGGCCTGTGCGGCGCAACGTCAATGGACTTTACCCTGCCGGTACTACAACGCTCCGGAGGGCTGGAGATGGTGCCCGCGGCTATCGTGCACGGCTTTATTTTAAGCCAGCTGGTTCCGGTCATGATGGCCTTCTTCTCTGCCTGA
- a CDS encoding SDR family oxidoreductase translates to MPQRILVLGASGYIGQHLTAALSQQGHQVLAAARNTERLQKLGLPGVTCHSVDLNWPKELPALLEEVDTLYYLVHSMGEGGDFIAHERQVAMNVRDALLQTPVKQVIFLSSLQAPEHEQSDHLRARYLTAETLRGANIPVTELRAGIIVGAGSAAFEVMRDMVYNLPVLTPPRWVRSRTTPIALENLLHYLVALLDHPAEQHRVLEAAGPEVLSYQEQFEHFMRVSGRRRWLIPIPFPTRWISVWFLNVITSVPPTTAKALIQGLKHDLLADDRELRALIPQDLIRFDDAVRNTLKEEEQLVNSSDWGYDAQAFARWRPEYGYYPKQAGCTVKTHASLTALWEVVNQIGGKDGYFFGNILWQTRGAMDLLVGHRLAKGRPTRPYLEVGDAVDSWKVIIVEPEKQLAMLFGMKAPGLGRLCFTLKDKGTHRELDVRAWWHPHGMPGLFYWLLMIPAHLFIFRGMAKRIAQQAEQKTEKI, encoded by the coding sequence GTGCCGCAACGCATTCTGGTGCTCGGCGCCAGCGGGTACATCGGTCAGCATCTCACCGCGGCGTTAAGCCAGCAGGGACACCAGGTGCTGGCCGCGGCACGCAACACCGAACGCCTGCAAAAACTCGGTTTGCCGGGCGTTACCTGCCACAGCGTTGACCTCAACTGGCCGAAGGAGCTTCCCGCCCTGCTGGAGGAGGTCGACACGCTTTACTACCTGGTGCACAGCATGGGCGAAGGCGGGGATTTTATCGCCCACGAGCGTCAGGTGGCGATGAACGTTCGCGACGCCCTGCTGCAAACCCCGGTGAAGCAGGTCATTTTTCTCAGCTCACTCCAGGCACCTGAACACGAGCAGTCCGATCACCTGCGCGCCCGCTATCTGACGGCTGAAACCCTGCGCGGGGCGAATATCCCCGTCACCGAACTGCGCGCCGGGATCATCGTCGGCGCAGGCTCCGCCGCCTTCGAAGTGATGCGCGATATGGTCTACAACCTGCCGGTGCTCACGCCGCCGCGCTGGGTACGCTCGCGCACCACGCCGATTGCGCTGGAGAATTTACTGCATTATCTGGTGGCGCTGCTGGATCATCCGGCAGAGCAACACCGCGTGCTGGAGGCGGCAGGCCCTGAAGTGCTGAGCTATCAGGAGCAGTTCGAACATTTCATGCGCGTCAGCGGACGCCGCCGCTGGCTGATCCCCATCCCCTTCCCGACCCGCTGGATTTCGGTATGGTTTTTGAATGTGATCACCTCCGTGCCGCCGACGACCGCCAAAGCGCTGATCCAGGGGCTTAAGCACGATTTACTGGCCGACGATCGCGAACTGCGGGCACTCATTCCCCAGGATCTGATCCGCTTTGACGATGCCGTGCGCAATACGCTGAAAGAAGAAGAGCAGCTGGTGAACTCCAGCGACTGGGGTTACGACGCCCAGGCGTTTGCCCGCTGGCGGCCGGAGTACGGCTATTACCCGAAACAGGCGGGCTGCACGGTGAAAACCCACGCCAGCCTGACCGCCTTGTGGGAGGTGGTGAACCAGATTGGCGGTAAAGACGGTTATTTCTTCGGTAATATCCTCTGGCAAACGCGCGGGGCAATGGATCTGCTGGTGGGGCACAGGCTGGCGAAAGGCCGCCCGACACGCCCGTATCTTGAGGTTGGCGACGCGGTCGACAGCTGGAAGGTCATCATCGTCGAGCCTGAAAAACAGCTGGCGATGCTGTTCGGCATGAAGGCCCCGGGATTGGGTCGCCTTTGCTTTACCCTGAAAGACAAAGGCACCCACCGTGAACTGGACGTTCGCGCCTGGTGGCATCCGCACGGAATGCCGGGTCTGTTCTACTGGCTGTTGATGATCCCTGCCCACCTGTTTATCTTCCGGGGAATGGCGAAACGCATTGCGCAACAGGCAGAACAAAAGACGGAAAAGATC
- a CDS encoding ATP-dependent endonuclease has protein sequence MLLERVEIVGFRGINRLSLQLEQNNVLIGENAWGKSSLLDALTLLLSPEDDLYHFVRDDFWFPPGDVTGREKHLHIILTFRESEPGRHRVRRFRPLSPCWVPCDDGFHRIFYRLEGEMAENEGVLTLRDFLDEKANPIPLDNIDDLARHLIRLTPVLRLRDARFMRRIRNGTVPNMPEVEVTARELDFLARELVSRPQNLTDGQIRQGLSAMVQLLEHYFSEQGTSESRHRLMRRRSHDEQRSWRYLDIINRMIDRPGGRTHRVILLGLFSTLLQAKGTVRLDRDARPLLLVEDPETRLHPIMLSVAWHLLNLLPLQRITTTNSGELLSLTPVEHVCRLVRESSRVSAFRLGPGGLNAEDGRRIAFHIRFNRASSLFARCWLLVEGETETWVINELARQCGHHFDAEGIKVIEFAQSGLKPLIKFARRMGIEWHVLVDGDEAGKKYASTVRSLLNNEREEERDHLTMLPAMDMEHFMYRQGFDDVFHRIAMVPVDVPMNMRRVIAKAIHRSSKPDLAIEVATEAGRRGVEAVPTLLRKMFSRVLWLARGKAD, from the coding sequence ATGCTTCTCGAACGTGTGGAAATTGTCGGGTTTCGCGGTATTAACCGTCTGTCGCTGCAGCTGGAGCAGAACAACGTCCTGATTGGCGAGAATGCGTGGGGTAAGTCCAGCCTGCTGGATGCATTGACTCTACTGCTTTCGCCCGAAGACGATCTGTATCACTTCGTCCGCGACGATTTCTGGTTTCCGCCCGGTGACGTAACGGGGCGCGAGAAGCACCTGCATATCATCCTGACGTTCCGCGAATCCGAGCCCGGACGTCACCGCGTGCGTCGCTTCCGCCCGCTGTCACCCTGCTGGGTGCCGTGCGATGACGGTTTCCACCGGATTTTCTATCGGCTGGAAGGCGAGATGGCGGAGAACGAGGGGGTACTCACCCTGCGTGATTTTCTCGATGAGAAAGCCAACCCGATCCCGCTGGACAATATCGACGATCTGGCCCGCCATCTGATCCGCCTGACGCCGGTGTTACGCCTGCGCGATGCGCGCTTTATGCGGCGTATTCGTAACGGTACCGTACCGAATATGCCGGAAGTGGAAGTCACCGCCCGCGAGCTGGATTTCCTGGCCAGAGAGCTGGTGTCGCGTCCGCAGAATCTTACTGATGGCCAAATTCGTCAGGGGTTGTCCGCAATGGTACAGCTTCTGGAGCACTATTTTTCCGAGCAGGGAACCTCGGAGTCGCGCCACCGTCTGATGCGTCGCCGCTCTCATGATGAGCAGCGAAGCTGGCGTTACCTCGACATCATTAACCGAATGATCGACCGGCCCGGCGGTCGTACCCATCGGGTGATTCTGCTGGGGCTGTTTTCAACGCTTCTGCAGGCCAAAGGCACCGTTCGTCTTGATCGGGACGCCCGGCCGCTGCTGCTGGTGGAAGACCCGGAAACGCGCCTGCATCCCATCATGCTCTCCGTGGCATGGCATCTGCTGAATCTGCTGCCGCTCCAGCGCATTACGACCACCAATTCCGGAGAATTATTATCGCTGACGCCGGTAGAACACGTCTGTCGCCTGGTGCGTGAATCCTCCCGCGTCTCCGCTTTCCGGCTTGGGCCGGGCGGTTTGAATGCGGAAGACGGGCGGCGCATCGCGTTTCATATTCGCTTTAACCGGGCGTCGTCGCTCTTTGCCCGCTGCTGGCTGCTGGTGGAGGGGGAAACGGAAACCTGGGTTATCAACGAGCTGGCGCGCCAGTGCGGCCACCATTTTGATGCGGAAGGCATTAAGGTGATCGAATTCGCCCAGTCGGGATTAAAGCCGCTGATAAAATTCGCCCGCCGGATGGGGATCGAGTGGCACGTGCTGGTAGACGGTGATGAGGCGGGCAAAAAATATGCTTCGACCGTGCGGAGCCTGCTGAACAACGAGCGCGAGGAAGAGCGCGACCATTTAACCATGCTGCCCGCGATGGACATGGAGCACTTTATGTATCGTCAGGGGTTCGACGACGTCTTCCACCGAATTGCCATGGTGCCGGTCGATGTCCCGATGAACATGCGGCGCGTAATCGCCAAAGCCATTCATCGTTCGTCAAAACCGGATTTAGCCATTGAAGTGGCGACGGAAGCGGGGAGGCGGGGCGTGGAGGCGGTGCCGACCCTGCTGCGGAAGATGTTCTCCCGCGTGCTGTGGCTGGCACGCGGGAAAGCGGATTAG
- the hcr gene encoding NADH oxidoreductase: protein MTMPTSQCPWRMQVHHIHQETPDVWTLSLLCHDYYPYRAGQYALVSVRNSADTLRAYTLSSTPGVSEYVTLTVRRIDDGAGSQWLTRDVKRGDYIWLSDAQGDFTCDDKADDKFLLLAAGCGVTPIMSMRRWLAKNRPQADVQAIFSVRSPEDVIFAGEWRDYPVTLVAEHNATHGFVPGRLSRELLQSVPDIANRTVMTCGPAPYMDIVEKEVKALGVTRFLKEQFFTPVAEAATGGVKFTKLQPAQTFFGRVGTTLLEALESNKVPVAAACRAGVCGCCKTKVVSGEYTVTSTMTLSDAEITEGYVLACSCHPQGDLVLA from the coding sequence ATGACCATGCCAACCTCACAATGCCCGTGGCGGATGCAGGTTCATCACATCCATCAGGAGACGCCGGATGTGTGGACGCTGTCGCTGCTGTGCCATGACTACTATCCGTACCGTGCAGGTCAGTATGCGCTGGTCAGCGTTCGCAACTCGGCGGACACCCTGCGCGCCTATACCCTCTCCTCAACGCCGGGCGTGAGCGAGTACGTTACGCTCACCGTCCGCCGCATTGACGACGGCGCGGGCTCTCAGTGGCTGACGCGGGACGTGAAGCGCGGGGATTATATCTGGCTGTCTGACGCGCAGGGTGATTTCACCTGTGACGACAAAGCAGACGATAAATTCCTGCTGCTGGCGGCGGGCTGTGGCGTAACGCCAATTATGTCGATGCGCCGCTGGCTGGCGAAGAACCGCCCGCAGGCCGACGTGCAGGCGATCTTCAGCGTCCGTTCCCCGGAAGACGTGATTTTTGCCGGGGAGTGGCGTGATTATCCGGTGACGCTGGTGGCTGAGCACAACGCGACGCACGGCTTTGTGCCCGGTCGCCTGAGCCGCGAGCTGCTGCAAAGTGTGCCGGATATCGCGAACCGTACCGTGATGACCTGCGGCCCGGCGCCGTATATGGACATCGTGGAAAAAGAGGTGAAAGCACTTGGCGTGACCCGCTTCCTCAAAGAGCAGTTCTTCACGCCGGTGGCGGAAGCGGCCACCGGCGGCGTTAAGTTCACCAAACTGCAGCCTGCGCAGACCTTCTTTGGCCGCGTAGGGACCACGCTGCTGGAGGCGCTGGAAAGCAACAAGGTTCCGGTAGCGGCGGCCTGTCGCGCGGGCGTGTGCGGCTGCTGTAAGACGAAAGTGGTATCCGGGGAGTACACCGTCACCAGCACCATGACGCTGTCCGACGCGGAAATTACTGAAGGCTATGTACTGGCGTGTTCATGTCATCCGCAGGGTGATTTGGTTCTTGCCTGA
- the hcp gene encoding hydroxylamine reductase, with translation MFCVQCEQTIRTPAGNGCSYAQGMCGKTAETSDLQDLLIAALQGLSAWAFKAREYGIVDHYVDSFAPRAFFSTLTNVNFDSPRIVGYAREAIALREALKAQCLKADASARVENSMSELQLVSDDLGDLQRQAAEFTPNKDKAAIGENILGLRLLCLYGLKGAAAYMEHAHVLGQYDNDIYAQYHKIMAWLGTWPADMNALLECSMEIGQMNFRVMSILDAGETSTYGHPTPTQVNVKATEGKCILISGHDLKDLYNLLKQTDGTGVNVYTHGEMLPAHGYPELRKFKHLIGNYGSGWQNQQVEFARFPGPIVMTSNCIIDPTVGAYDDRIWTRSIVGWPGVSHLEGDDFGPVIAQAQQMAGFPYSEIPHLITVGFGRETLLGAADSLIDLVSREKLRHIFLVGGCDGARGERNYFTDFATRVPEDCLILTLACGKYRFNKLDFGDIEGLPRLIDAGQCNDAYSAIILAVTLAEKLGCGVNDLPLSLVLSWFEQKAIVILLTLLSLGVTNIVTGPTAPGFLTPDLLAVLNEKFGLRSVTNVEDDMKQLLSA, from the coding sequence ATGTTTTGTGTGCAATGTGAACAAACCATCCGTACCCCGGCAGGCAATGGCTGCTCTTACGCACAGGGTATGTGCGGTAAAACCGCAGAAACATCTGACCTGCAGGACCTGCTGATTGCGGCCCTGCAAGGCCTTTCCGCATGGGCGTTCAAAGCCCGCGAATACGGCATTGTCGACCACTACGTCGATAGCTTCGCCCCGCGCGCGTTTTTCTCCACCCTAACAAACGTTAACTTCGACTCTCCGCGCATTGTCGGCTACGCCCGCGAAGCGATTGCTCTGCGTGAAGCGCTGAAAGCACAGTGCCTGAAGGCGGATGCCAGCGCCCGCGTGGAAAACTCGATGTCTGAGCTGCAGCTGGTCAGCGACGATCTTGGCGACCTCCAGCGTCAGGCGGCAGAATTCACCCCGAATAAAGACAAAGCGGCGATTGGCGAGAACATTCTCGGCCTGCGCCTGCTGTGCCTGTACGGCCTGAAAGGCGCTGCGGCCTATATGGAACACGCGCATGTGCTCGGTCAGTACGACAACGACATCTACGCCCAGTACCACAAAATCATGGCATGGCTGGGCACCTGGCCTGCCGATATGAACGCGCTGCTTGAGTGCTCAATGGAAATCGGCCAGATGAACTTCCGCGTGATGAGCATTCTGGATGCCGGTGAAACCAGCACCTACGGCCACCCGACGCCGACGCAGGTCAACGTCAAGGCAACTGAAGGCAAGTGCATCCTGATTTCCGGTCACGACCTGAAAGATCTCTACAACCTGCTGAAGCAAACCGACGGCACCGGCGTTAACGTTTATACCCACGGCGAAATGCTGCCGGCGCACGGCTACCCGGAGCTGCGTAAATTTAAGCATCTGATCGGTAACTACGGCAGCGGCTGGCAGAACCAGCAGGTGGAGTTCGCCCGCTTCCCTGGCCCTATCGTGATGACCTCTAACTGCATCATCGACCCGACCGTCGGCGCGTACGATGACCGCATCTGGACCCGCAGCATCGTCGGCTGGCCGGGCGTGAGCCATCTTGAAGGTGACGATTTCGGGCCGGTGATTGCGCAGGCGCAGCAGATGGCAGGCTTCCCGTACAGCGAGATCCCGCACCTTATTACCGTCGGCTTCGGTCGTGAAACCCTGCTGGGTGCCGCTGATTCGCTGATCGATCTCGTCAGCCGTGAAAAGCTGCGCCACATCTTCCTCGTCGGCGGCTGCGACGGCGCGCGCGGCGAGCGAAACTACTTCACCGATTTCGCCACCCGCGTGCCGGAAGACTGCCTGATCCTGACCCTGGCGTGCGGCAAATACCGTTTCAACAAGCTGGACTTCGGCGACATCGAAGGTCTGCCGCGCCTGATCGATGCGGGCCAGTGTAACGATGCTTACTCGGCCATCATTCTGGCGGTCACCCTGGCGGAGAAACTGGGCTGCGGCGTGAACGACCTGCCGCTGTCGCTGGTGCTGTCATGGTTCGAGCAGAAAGCGATTGTCATCCTGCTGACCCTGCTCTCTCTCGGCGTCACCAACATCGTGACCGGCCCGACCGCGCCTGGCTTCCTGACGCCGGACCTGCTGGCGGTGCTGAACGAGAAATTCGGCCTGCGTTCCGTGACCAACGTTGAAGACGATATGAAACAGCTGCTGAGCGCATAA
- a CDS encoding DoxX family protein, with amino-acid sequence MVKSLLIAVNEKLSCDDLGKLLLRLAVGGLMLFHGLHKLFGGVGFISGMLVEKGLPGFIAYGVLVGEVVAPILIIVGLFTRPAALVLAFTMIVAWLMVGMGETLALDKVGAWAIESLVYFFIGSLAVAFLGAGRFALGKAPAWR; translated from the coding sequence ATGGTTAAATCATTGTTAATTGCTGTTAATGAAAAGCTATCGTGCGACGATCTTGGCAAACTCTTGTTACGACTTGCCGTCGGCGGGCTGATGCTTTTTCACGGTTTGCACAAGCTTTTTGGCGGCGTGGGCTTTATTAGCGGCATGCTGGTGGAAAAAGGGCTGCCGGGATTTATCGCCTACGGCGTATTGGTTGGCGAAGTGGTGGCACCGATCCTCATTATCGTTGGGCTCTTTACGCGCCCGGCCGCGCTGGTGCTGGCCTTTACGATGATTGTGGCGTGGCTGATGGTGGGAATGGGTGAAACGCTCGCCCTTGATAAGGTAGGCGCATGGGCGATTGAAAGCCTGGTGTACTTCTTTATCGGCTCGCTGGCGGTCGCGTTTTTAGGGGCGGGGCGGTTTGCCCTGGGTAAAGCGCCCGCGTGGCGGTGA
- the poxB gene encoding ubiquinone-dependent pyruvate dehydrogenase, with protein sequence MKQTVAAYIAKTLEQAGVKRIWGVTGDSLNGLSDSLNKMKTIEWMPTRHEEVAAFAAGAEAQLTGELAVCAGSCGPGNLHLINGLFDCHRNHVPVLAIAAHIPSSEIGSGYFQETHPQELFRECSHYCELVSSPEQIPQVLAIAMRKAVLNRGVSVVVIPGDVALKAAPEGASTHWYHAPQPVVTPAEEELKKLAQLLRYSSNIALMCGSGCAGAHKELLEFAGKLKAPIVHALRGKEHVEYDNPFDVGMTGLIGFSSGFHTMMNADTLILLGTQFPYRAFYPTDAKIIQIDINPASIGAHSKVDMALVGDIKSTLAALLPLLEEKTDRKFLDKALSDYRDARKGLDDLAKPSDKAIHPQYLAQQISHFADDDAIFTCDVGTPTVWAARYLKMNGKRRLLGSFNHGSMANAMPQALGAKATAPERQVVAMCGDGGFSMLMGDFLSVVQMKLPLKIVVFNNSVLGFVAMEMKAGGYLTDGTELHDTNFARIAEACGITGIRVEKASEVDEALQRAFSIDGPVLVDVVVAKEELAIPPQIKLEQAKGFSLYMLRAIISGRGDEVIELAKTNWLR encoded by the coding sequence ATGAAACAAACCGTGGCTGCATATATAGCGAAAACGCTCGAACAGGCTGGCGTGAAACGTATCTGGGGCGTAACCGGCGATTCCCTGAACGGACTTAGCGACAGCCTCAACAAGATGAAGACCATCGAATGGATGCCCACCCGCCATGAAGAGGTTGCCGCCTTCGCCGCAGGCGCTGAAGCACAGCTCACGGGGGAACTGGCCGTCTGCGCCGGATCGTGCGGGCCGGGTAACCTCCATCTGATCAACGGGCTGTTCGACTGTCACCGTAACCACGTGCCGGTGCTGGCCATTGCCGCCCATATCCCCTCTTCCGAAATCGGCAGCGGCTACTTTCAGGAGACGCATCCGCAGGAGCTGTTCCGTGAATGCAGCCACTATTGCGAGCTGGTTTCATCCCCGGAGCAGATCCCGCAGGTGCTGGCGATAGCCATGCGCAAAGCCGTGCTGAACCGCGGCGTTTCTGTGGTCGTTATCCCGGGCGATGTGGCCCTCAAGGCCGCGCCGGAAGGGGCCAGCACCCACTGGTATCACGCCCCACAGCCGGTGGTGACGCCCGCAGAAGAGGAGCTGAAAAAGCTGGCACAGCTGCTGCGTTACTCCAGCAATATCGCCCTGATGTGCGGCAGCGGCTGCGCGGGCGCGCACAAGGAGCTGCTTGAATTCGCGGGTAAGCTTAAAGCCCCCATAGTTCACGCCCTGCGCGGCAAAGAGCACGTTGAATACGACAACCCCTTTGATGTGGGGATGACCGGTCTGATCGGTTTCTCCAGCGGCTTCCACACCATGATGAACGCCGACACGCTGATCCTGCTCGGCACCCAGTTCCCGTATCGCGCGTTCTACCCGACGGATGCGAAAATCATTCAGATTGATATCAACCCGGCCAGCATCGGCGCGCACAGCAAGGTCGATATGGCGCTGGTGGGCGACATCAAATCCACGCTTGCCGCCCTGCTGCCGCTGCTGGAAGAGAAAACCGACCGCAAGTTCCTCGATAAAGCGCTAAGCGACTATCGCGATGCCCGCAAGGGTCTGGACGATCTCGCCAAACCGAGCGACAAAGCCATTCACCCGCAATATCTGGCGCAGCAGATCAGCCATTTCGCGGACGACGATGCCATCTTCACCTGCGACGTAGGCACGCCAACCGTCTGGGCGGCCCGCTATCTGAAGATGAACGGCAAACGCCGCCTGCTCGGCTCGTTTAACCACGGCTCGATGGCCAACGCCATGCCGCAGGCGCTGGGTGCAAAAGCGACGGCCCCGGAGCGTCAGGTGGTGGCGATGTGCGGCGACGGCGGGTTCAGCATGCTGATGGGGGATTTCCTGTCGGTGGTACAGATGAAGCTGCCGCTGAAAATCGTGGTCTTTAACAACAGCGTGCTGGGCTTCGTGGCGATGGAGATGAAGGCCGGAGGCTACCTGACGGACGGCACCGAGCTGCACGACACCAACTTCGCGCGCATCGCCGAGGCCTGCGGCATCACCGGTATTCGCGTGGAGAAAGCCTCCGAGGTGGATGAAGCCCTGCAGCGCGCGTTTTCCATCGACGGTCCGGTGCTGGTGGATGTCGTCGTCGCCAAAGAGGAGCTGGCGATCCCGCCGCAGATCAAGCTTGAACAGGCCAAAGGCTTTAGCCTCTATATGCTGCGCGCCATCATCAGCGGTCGCGGTGACGAGGTGATCGAACTGGCAAAAACCAACTGGCTCAGGTAA
- the ltaE gene encoding low-specificity L-threonine aldolase has product MIDLRSDTVTRPSRAMLEEMMAAPVGDDVYGDDPTVNELQRYAAELSGKEAALFLPTGTQANLVALLSHCERGEEYIVGQGAHNYLYEAGGAAVLGSIQPQPIDAAPDGSLPLDKVAAKIKADDIHFARTRLLSLENTHNGKVLPREYLKAAWEFTRERKLGLHVDGARIFNAVVAYGCELKEIAQYCDSFTICLSKGLGTPVGSLLVGNADYIKRANRWRKMTGGGMRQAGILAAAGLYALKNNVARLKDDHDNAAWMAAQLREIGADVMRHDTNMLFVRVGEDRAAALGEFMKSRGVLINASPVVRLVMHLDVSREQLADVVKHWQAFLQR; this is encoded by the coding sequence ATGATTGATTTACGCAGTGATACCGTAACCCGCCCGAGCCGCGCCATGCTCGAAGAGATGATGGCCGCCCCGGTCGGGGACGACGTCTACGGCGATGACCCGACGGTCAACGAGCTGCAGCGCTACGCGGCTGAACTGAGCGGCAAGGAGGCCGCGCTGTTCCTGCCGACCGGAACGCAGGCTAACCTGGTGGCGCTGCTCAGCCACTGCGAGCGCGGGGAAGAGTATATCGTCGGCCAGGGCGCGCATAACTATCTCTACGAAGCCGGCGGCGCTGCGGTGCTCGGCAGCATCCAGCCGCAGCCGATTGACGCCGCGCCGGACGGCTCCCTGCCGCTCGATAAGGTCGCGGCGAAAATCAAAGCTGACGATATTCACTTCGCCCGCACCCGGCTGCTCAGCCTCGAAAACACCCACAACGGCAAGGTCCTGCCGCGCGAATACCTGAAAGCAGCGTGGGAATTCACCCGCGAGCGCAAGCTCGGCCTGCACGTTGACGGCGCGCGCATCTTTAACGCCGTGGTGGCGTACGGCTGCGAGCTGAAAGAGATTGCGCAATATTGCGACTCTTTTACCATCTGCCTCTCTAAAGGGCTGGGCACGCCGGTGGGTTCCCTGCTGGTCGGCAACGCGGACTACATCAAGCGCGCCAACCGCTGGCGTAAAATGACCGGCGGCGGCATGCGTCAGGCGGGTATTCTGGCGGCTGCCGGGCTGTATGCCCTGAAAAACAACGTGGCGCGTCTTAAGGACGATCACGACAACGCCGCGTGGATGGCGGCGCAGCTGCGCGAGATTGGCGCCGACGTGATGCGCCACGACACCAACATGCTGTTCGTCCGCGTGGGCGAGGATCGCGCTGCAGCGCTGGGTGAGTTCATGAAATCACGTGGCGTGCTGATCAACGCCTCACCTGTCGTTCGCCTGGTGATGCATCTCGACGTCAGCCGCGAGCAGCTGGCCGACGTGGTGAAACACTGGCAGGCGTTTTTACAGCGATAA
- the aqpZ gene encoding aquaporin Z, whose translation MFRKLAAECFGTFWLVFGGCGSAVLAAAFPELGIGFVGVALAFGLTVLTMAFAVGHISGGHFNPAVTLGLWAGGRFPAKDVIGYIVAQVVGGIIAAGVLYVIASGKAGFDAAASGFASNGFGEHSPGGYSMLSAIVIEIVLTAGFLLVIHGATDKLAPAGFAPIAIGLALTLIHLISIPVTNTSVNPARSTAVAIFQGGWALEQLWLFWVMPIIGGILGGVLYRTLLEKRD comes from the coding sequence ATGTTTAGAAAATTGGCAGCAGAATGCTTTGGTACATTCTGGCTGGTATTTGGTGGCTGCGGTAGCGCCGTTCTGGCAGCAGCATTCCCGGAATTAGGTATCGGTTTTGTCGGCGTTGCGCTGGCGTTTGGTTTAACCGTATTAACCATGGCGTTTGCCGTGGGACATATTTCCGGCGGTCATTTTAACCCGGCAGTCACGTTAGGTTTATGGGCGGGCGGCCGTTTCCCGGCGAAAGACGTGATTGGCTACATTGTGGCACAGGTGGTTGGCGGTATTATTGCGGCTGGCGTTCTGTACGTGATTGCCAGCGGTAAAGCCGGGTTCGACGCGGCGGCCAGCGGCTTTGCCTCTAACGGCTTTGGCGAGCACTCTCCGGGCGGCTACTCCATGCTGTCTGCCATCGTGATTGAAATCGTGCTTACTGCCGGCTTCCTGCTGGTGATCCACGGCGCAACGGACAAACTCGCGCCAGCCGGTTTCGCCCCGATCGCCATTGGTCTGGCGCTGACGCTTATCCACCTGATTTCTATTCCGGTCACCAACACCTCCGTTAACCCGGCGCGCAGTACCGCCGTCGCCATCTTCCAGGGCGGCTGGGCGCTTGAGCAGCTGTGGCTATTCTGGGTGATGCCAATTATCGGCGGTATCCTGGGCGGCGTGCTGTATCGCACCCTGCTGGAAAAACGCGATTAA